The following coding sequences are from one Aggregicoccus sp. 17bor-14 window:
- the glmU gene encoding bifunctional UDP-N-acetylglucosamine diphosphorylase/glucosamine-1-phosphate N-acetyltransferase GlmU, which produces MSAPIAAVVLCAGKGTRMKSKKPKVLHTILGKPLCAYPLMRARDLGASPLVPVVGHGAEQVQRTLEALFPTENLRFALQKEQRGTADAVKAAADALKDFQGRVLILSGDVPLLRKETLQRLLEAHEQGKALLSLVSMSPADPTGYGRVVRENGKVARIVEHKDATPEQRTVRECNAGIYVVESRFLWPALGRIRTQNAQGEYYLTDLVEMAAAEGGVVAVDTDFDETAGVNDRVELAARARAMQERINTGHMRAGVSLQDPATTYIEEEVVIGADTELAPGVSLQGRTVVGQDVFIGQGSVLVASSVADGTHIKPYSVLEEAQVGERCHIGPFSRLRPGTELAEDVHLGNFVETKKARIGAGTKAGHLSYLGDARIGRGVNVGAGTITCNYDGVNKHLTELGDGVFIGSDTQLVAPVKLGDGAYVGAGTTVTKDVPAGALAVSRTPQDNKEGWVARKQARQSSKKKTQAG; this is translated from the coding sequence ATGTCAGCTCCGATCGCGGCCGTGGTGTTGTGCGCAGGCAAGGGCACCCGGATGAAGTCCAAGAAGCCCAAGGTGCTCCACACCATCCTGGGCAAGCCCCTGTGCGCCTATCCGCTGATGCGCGCCCGGGACCTGGGCGCGAGCCCCCTGGTCCCCGTGGTGGGCCACGGCGCCGAGCAGGTGCAGCGCACGCTCGAGGCGCTCTTCCCCACCGAGAACCTGCGCTTCGCGCTGCAGAAGGAGCAGCGCGGCACCGCGGACGCGGTGAAGGCCGCGGCGGACGCGCTCAAGGACTTCCAGGGCCGCGTGCTCATCCTCTCCGGGGACGTGCCCCTGCTGCGCAAGGAGACCCTGCAGCGCCTGCTCGAGGCGCACGAGCAGGGCAAGGCGCTGCTCAGCCTCGTCTCCATGAGCCCCGCGGACCCCACGGGCTACGGGCGCGTGGTGCGGGAGAACGGCAAGGTTGCGCGCATCGTGGAGCACAAGGACGCGACGCCCGAGCAGCGCACTGTCCGCGAGTGCAACGCGGGCATCTACGTGGTGGAGAGCCGCTTCCTCTGGCCCGCGCTCGGCCGCATCCGCACCCAGAACGCCCAGGGCGAGTACTACCTCACGGACCTCGTGGAGATGGCGGCCGCCGAGGGCGGGGTGGTGGCCGTGGATACGGACTTCGACGAGACGGCCGGCGTGAACGACCGCGTGGAGCTCGCGGCGCGCGCCCGCGCGATGCAGGAGCGCATCAACACCGGGCACATGCGCGCCGGCGTGAGCCTGCAGGACCCCGCGACCACCTACATCGAAGAGGAGGTCGTCATCGGCGCGGACACGGAGCTCGCCCCCGGGGTGAGCCTCCAGGGTCGTACCGTGGTCGGACAGGACGTCTTCATCGGGCAGGGCAGTGTCCTGGTGGCCTCGAGCGTGGCCGACGGGACGCACATCAAGCCCTACTCCGTGCTCGAGGAGGCCCAGGTGGGCGAGCGCTGCCACATCGGTCCCTTCAGCAGGTTGCGCCCGGGTACAGAGTTGGCCGAAGACGTGCATCTGGGCAACTTCGTGGAGACGAAGAAGGCCCGCATCGGGGCCGGGACCAAGGCCGGACACCTCAGTTATCTGGGGGATGCGCGCATCGGGCGCGGCGTGAACGTGGGCGCGGGCACGATCACCTGTAATTACGACGGGGTGAACAAGCACCTGACCGAGCTGGGGGACGGCGTCTTCATCGGCTCGGACACGCAGCTGGTGGCTCCCGTGAAGCTGGGGGACGGCGCCTATGTCGGCGCCGGCACCACGGTGACGAAGGACGTTCCCGCGGGGGCGCTCGCCGTGTCGCGCACCCCGCAGGACAACAAGGAGGGCTGGGTCGCGCGCAAGCAGGCGCGCCAGTCCTCCAAGAAGAAGACCCAGGCGGGGTAG
- a CDS encoding NAD(P)-dependent oxidoreductase has protein sequence MSTSAGRSVGFLGMGLMGSRMALTLARKGFSVTVWNRTPARAEEVVRQAAAQPGGAPIRAAASPAEVARSVDVVCSCVADPGALHQVYAGKDGALAGARKGQLFIDFSTVAPEDTLALEAACRAAGVDFVESPVTGSRAGAEKGTLLLMVGASEAALARAQPVLGAVGERQVHCGPVGAGSQVKLAGNALLAMMLEGLSEAMLVTQRAGIDPRVFLEVVQASGYRSPYYDFKGKALLARDWDTHFAVDLMFKDLSLFQASAARLKTPTPAVGAVREVYALARAQGQGDKDITAVVTALEGTGKGIGQS, from the coding sequence GTGAGCACGAGCGCAGGACGCAGCGTCGGATTCCTCGGGATGGGCCTCATGGGCAGCCGCATGGCGCTCACCCTCGCGCGCAAGGGCTTCAGCGTCACGGTGTGGAACCGCACGCCTGCGCGCGCCGAGGAGGTGGTCCGCCAAGCCGCGGCCCAGCCGGGCGGCGCGCCCATCCGCGCGGCCGCGAGCCCCGCCGAGGTCGCCCGCAGCGTGGACGTGGTGTGCAGTTGCGTGGCGGACCCGGGGGCGCTGCACCAGGTGTACGCGGGGAAGGACGGGGCGCTCGCGGGCGCGCGCAAGGGCCAGCTCTTCATCGACTTCTCCACCGTGGCCCCCGAGGACACGCTCGCGCTGGAGGCGGCCTGCCGCGCGGCCGGGGTGGACTTCGTGGAGAGCCCCGTCACCGGCAGCCGCGCGGGCGCGGAGAAGGGCACGCTGCTGCTCATGGTGGGGGCGAGCGAGGCCGCGCTCGCGCGCGCCCAGCCCGTGCTCGGCGCGGTGGGCGAGCGCCAGGTGCACTGCGGCCCGGTGGGCGCGGGCTCCCAGGTGAAGCTCGCGGGCAACGCCCTGCTCGCCATGATGCTCGAGGGGCTCAGCGAGGCGATGCTCGTCACCCAGCGCGCCGGCATCGACCCGCGCGTCTTCCTCGAGGTGGTGCAGGCCAGCGGCTACCGCTCGCCCTACTACGACTTCAAGGGCAAGGCCCTGCTCGCCCGCGACTGGGACACCCACTTCGCCGTGGACCTGATGTTCAAGGACCTCTCGCTCTTCCAGGCGAGCGCCGCGCGCCTCAAGACCCCCACCCCCGCGGTGGGCGCCGTGCGCGAGGTCTACGCGCTCGCGCGCGCCCAGGGGCAGGGCGACAAGGACATCACCGCCGTGGTCACCGCCCTGGAGGGCACGGGGAAGGGCATCGGCCAGTCCTGA
- a CDS encoding response regulator: MSHILVVDDDASHRTLICDALEEMGYRTTQAANGREALDLLEGELPSAVLLDLRMPVMSGWGLLDALKKMPRARGLPIIIISGYGFEWEAELVGAAGYISKPVDLDKVRATVQQIVGMPEASLMH, translated from the coding sequence ATGTCTCACATTCTGGTTGTGGACGATGACGCGAGCCACCGCACGCTCATCTGCGACGCCCTCGAGGAGATGGGCTACCGCACCACCCAGGCGGCCAACGGCCGCGAGGCGCTGGACCTGCTCGAAGGCGAGCTCCCCAGCGCCGTGCTGCTCGACCTGCGCATGCCCGTGATGAGCGGCTGGGGCCTGCTCGATGCGCTCAAGAAGATGCCGCGCGCGCGCGGCCTGCCGATCATCATCATCTCGGGCTACGGCTTCGAGTGGGAGGCGGAGCTGGTGGGCGCGGCGGGCTACATCTCCAAGCCGGTGGACCTGGACAAGGTGCGCGCCACGGTGCAGCAGATCGTCGGCATGCCCGAAGCCTCGCTCATGCACTGA
- a CDS encoding peptide chain release factor-like protein, translating to MTASPARRQAAHAALALDDEALLKACEVEFFIASGPGGQHRNTTASGVRLTHPPTELSVTATERRSQVQNKGVALERLREGLKALTFVPKVRRATKPTKGSQKRRIEGKKRTGEKKAMRSKKTFW from the coding sequence ATGACCGCCTCCCCTGCCCGCCGCCAGGCCGCCCACGCCGCCCTCGCCCTCGACGACGAGGCGCTGCTCAAGGCGTGCGAGGTGGAGTTCTTCATCGCCTCGGGCCCCGGCGGCCAGCACCGCAACACCACCGCGAGCGGCGTGCGCCTCACGCACCCGCCCACCGAGCTCTCCGTCACGGCCACCGAGCGCCGCAGCCAGGTGCAGAACAAGGGCGTGGCGCTGGAGCGGCTGCGCGAGGGGCTGAAGGCCCTCACCTTCGTGCCCAAGGTACGCCGCGCGACCAAGCCCACCAAGGGCAGTCAGAAGCGGCGCATCGAGGGGAAGAAGCGCACCGGCGAGAAGAAGGCCATGCGCTCCAAGAAGACCTTCTGGTGA
- the glmS gene encoding glutamine--fructose-6-phosphate transaminase (isomerizing): MCGIVGYVGDKQSAPILVSGLKKLEYRGYDSAGVAVVSSGALNVVRATGKLRNLESRIGTESPLGNIGIGHTRWATHGRPSDENAHPHSYEGVAVVHNGIIENHLALKAELKSRGHKFSSETDSEVFAHLIWQELQSGLTLPQAVRAAVARVKGTYALAVVTAQDPNTIVVTKEASPMVVGLGEGQNFIASDVPALLEHTRDFVYMEDGDLAVLTAAKVDIFNRAGQLANRPTRRIDWTPMMAEKGGHKHFMHKEIHEQPRAIADTIRGRLLLSEGDVAFEGWNLSDEKVKALTKVTILACGTSWHSGISGKTMIEALARLPVEVELASEFRYRDPIVEPSHLVIAISQSGETADTLAAFKEAKARGATPMAICNVMGSAMTREAEFSVLTNAGPEIGVASTKAFTTQLVSLYMLAVRLGRVRGTLSKEQAQEHLTHLTEVPKLIEETLKCEPQVKRVARDYMHARDFLFLGRGPMHPVALEGALKLKEISYIHAEGYAGGEMKHGPIALIDENMPVLVIAPKQPHVAYEKIMGNIEEARARGGKVIAVIDEDDTHVASVADHVIRIPAACAQLAPVVATIPLQLLAYHVAEMRGNDVDQPRNLAKSVTVE, from the coding sequence ATGTGCGGAATCGTTGGTTACGTCGGTGACAAGCAGTCTGCTCCCATCCTGGTGTCGGGCCTGAAGAAGCTCGAGTACCGGGGCTACGACTCGGCGGGCGTGGCGGTGGTGAGCAGCGGGGCGCTCAACGTGGTGCGCGCCACCGGCAAGCTGCGCAACCTGGAGTCCCGCATCGGCACCGAGTCGCCGCTGGGCAACATCGGCATCGGGCACACCCGGTGGGCGACCCACGGGCGGCCCTCGGACGAGAACGCCCACCCGCACTCCTACGAGGGCGTGGCGGTGGTGCACAACGGCATCATCGAGAACCACCTCGCGCTCAAGGCCGAGCTCAAGAGCCGCGGCCACAAGTTCAGCAGCGAGACCGACTCCGAGGTCTTCGCCCACCTCATCTGGCAGGAGCTGCAGAGCGGGCTCACGCTGCCCCAGGCGGTGCGCGCTGCCGTGGCGCGCGTGAAGGGCACCTACGCGCTCGCGGTCGTCACCGCGCAGGACCCCAACACCATCGTCGTCACCAAGGAGGCCAGCCCCATGGTGGTCGGCCTCGGTGAGGGCCAGAACTTCATCGCGAGCGACGTGCCCGCGCTGCTCGAGCACACGCGCGACTTCGTCTACATGGAGGACGGCGACCTCGCGGTCCTCACCGCGGCGAAGGTGGACATCTTCAACCGCGCCGGTCAGCTCGCCAACCGCCCCACGCGCCGCATCGACTGGACGCCGATGATGGCGGAGAAGGGCGGCCACAAGCACTTCATGCACAAGGAGATCCACGAGCAGCCCCGGGCCATCGCGGACACCATCCGCGGCCGCCTGCTGCTCTCCGAGGGCGACGTGGCCTTCGAGGGCTGGAACCTCTCCGACGAGAAGGTGAAGGCGCTCACCAAGGTGACCATCCTCGCCTGCGGCACCTCGTGGCACTCGGGCATCAGCGGCAAGACGATGATCGAGGCGCTCGCGCGCCTGCCGGTCGAGGTGGAGCTCGCGAGCGAGTTCCGCTACCGCGACCCCATCGTGGAGCCGAGCCACCTGGTCATCGCGATCAGCCAGTCCGGCGAGACCGCGGACACGCTCGCGGCCTTCAAGGAGGCCAAGGCGCGCGGCGCGACCCCCATGGCCATCTGCAACGTGATGGGCAGCGCGATGACCCGCGAGGCGGAGTTCAGCGTGCTGACCAACGCGGGCCCCGAGATCGGCGTGGCCAGCACCAAGGCCTTCACCACGCAGCTCGTCTCGCTCTACATGCTCGCGGTGCGCCTCGGGCGCGTGCGCGGCACGCTGAGCAAGGAGCAGGCGCAGGAGCACCTCACGCACCTGACCGAGGTCCCCAAGCTCATCGAGGAGACGCTCAAGTGCGAGCCCCAGGTGAAGCGCGTGGCGCGCGACTACATGCACGCGCGTGACTTCCTCTTCCTCGGCCGCGGCCCCATGCACCCGGTGGCGCTCGAGGGCGCGCTGAAGCTCAAGGAGATCTCGTACATCCACGCCGAGGGCTACGCGGGCGGCGAGATGAAGCACGGCCCCATCGCGCTCATCGACGAGAACATGCCGGTGCTCGTCATCGCCCCGAAGCAGCCGCACGTGGCGTACGAGAAGATCATGGGCAACATCGAGGAGGCTCGCGCGCGCGGCGGCAAGGTGATCGCCGTCATCGACGAGGACGACACCCACGTCGCCTCCGTCGCCGACCACGTCATCCGCATCCCCGCCGCCTGCGCGCAGCTCGCGCCGGTGGTGGCCACCATCCCGCTGCAGCTGCTCGCCTACCACGTGGCCGAGATGCGCGGGAACGACGTGGACCAGCCGCGCAACCTCGCCAAGAGCGTGACGGTCGAGTAG
- a CDS encoding amidohydrolase family protein has translation MAAGPWASGMSLPRPGLQDAEGARLPEGLPPVVDAHVHVFPDRVFEAVWRWFEQYGWPIRYPLHTPQVLQFLFSRGVGHVVALHYAHKPGMARMLNAYAAAVQREEPRVLALATVLPGEPGAVSILEEAFAQGLRGVKLHCHVQCFAPDAPELHEVYAACARAGKPIVMHAGREPSSPHYKCDTHALCAVDRVERVLQAHPTLKLCVPHLGADEFDGYARLLERYDTLWLDTTMALADYFPIPRPLRALRTRPERVLYGTDFPNLPYAWDREIRVLTRLGLDEESLAGVLGQNALRLYAPELAGPGVLTGALKRPGALGPGLP, from the coding sequence ATGGCCGCAGGGCCCTGGGCGAGCGGGATGAGCCTGCCGCGGCCCGGGCTGCAGGACGCGGAAGGGGCGCGCCTGCCCGAGGGCCTGCCGCCGGTGGTGGACGCGCACGTGCACGTGTTCCCGGACCGGGTGTTCGAGGCGGTGTGGCGCTGGTTCGAGCAGTACGGCTGGCCCATCCGCTACCCGCTCCACACCCCCCAGGTGCTCCAGTTCCTCTTCTCGCGCGGGGTGGGCCACGTGGTGGCGCTGCACTACGCGCACAAGCCGGGCATGGCGCGCATGCTGAACGCGTACGCGGCCGCGGTGCAGCGCGAGGAGCCGCGGGTGCTCGCGCTCGCCACGGTGCTGCCCGGAGAGCCCGGGGCGGTGAGCATCCTGGAGGAGGCCTTCGCGCAGGGCCTGCGGGGCGTGAAGCTGCACTGCCACGTGCAGTGCTTCGCGCCGGACGCCCCGGAGCTGCACGAGGTGTACGCGGCGTGCGCGCGGGCGGGAAAGCCCATCGTCATGCACGCGGGGCGCGAGCCCTCCAGCCCCCACTACAAGTGCGACACCCACGCGCTGTGCGCCGTGGACCGGGTGGAGCGGGTGCTGCAGGCGCACCCCACGCTGAAGCTGTGCGTGCCGCACCTGGGCGCGGACGAGTTCGACGGGTACGCGCGCCTGCTGGAGCGCTACGACACGCTGTGGCTCGACACCACCATGGCGCTCGCCGACTACTTCCCCATCCCCCGCCCCCTGCGCGCGCTGCGGACGCGGCCGGAGCGGGTGCTCTACGGCACCGACTTCCCCAACCTCCCCTACGCCTGGGACCGGGAAATCCGGGTGCTCACCCGCCTGGGCCTGGACGAGGAGAGCCTCGCCGGGGTGCTCGGGCAGAACGCGCTGCGCCTCTATGCGCCCGAGCTCGCGGGGCCTGGGGTCCTGACGGGAGCCCTGAAGCGCCCCGGGGCCCTGGGTCCAGGGCTACCCTGA
- the ggt gene encoding gamma-glutamyltransferase, with translation MLLLLALALPAHAARPFRRGAVASAHPLASEAALQMLRRGGNATDAAVAAAFTLAVVGPYHSGLGGGGFALTHDAKTGETQALDFREVAPRGATRDMYVKEGRVVPGLSTDGALSVAVPGAVKGYLELLERHGSLPRRVVLAPAIKAAREGFYVTPKYQQMAEGRLECLAKDPEATRLFLVKGPDGAPAVPEVGYLLRQPELAATLEAIAARGEKAFYAGRIAGQLVAAVRAGGGLLTQEDLSGFKTRPHAPLEGHYRGHRLLTMPPPSAGGLAVVQVLGMLERLQPKMSWRDPLAVHLYAEAVRRAYVDRAKFLGDPAFVDIPLERFRSDAYIAQLASTIDPQRATPSVSLLPAREGAPQSTLPSGKGQAPVEKTEKKNTTHISVIDAKGNAVVMTTTVNYGFGSCLVAKGTGVLLNDEMDDFAAMPGVPNAYGLVTGEPNAIAPGKVPLSSMSPTLVFSKEDPKRVMLAVGSPGGSTIPTTVIQVISNVVDAGMDVTRAVGAGRVHHQYLPDELWVDRWGLEPATVAALEARGHKVVRREAWGDAEAVLWDPKNGLFYAASDPRNEGAGLGAD, from the coding sequence GTGCTGCTGCTGCTCGCGCTCGCGCTGCCCGCGCACGCGGCGCGCCCCTTCCGCCGCGGCGCGGTGGCGAGCGCGCACCCGCTGGCGAGCGAGGCCGCGCTGCAGATGCTGCGGCGCGGGGGCAACGCCACGGACGCGGCGGTGGCGGCCGCCTTCACGCTCGCGGTGGTGGGCCCCTACCACTCGGGCCTGGGCGGCGGCGGCTTCGCGCTCACCCACGACGCGAAGACGGGCGAGACGCAGGCGCTGGACTTCCGCGAGGTGGCGCCGCGGGGCGCCACCCGGGACATGTACGTGAAGGAGGGCCGGGTGGTGCCCGGGCTCTCCACGGACGGCGCGCTGAGCGTGGCGGTGCCCGGCGCGGTGAAGGGCTACCTCGAGCTGCTCGAGCGCCACGGGAGCCTCCCGCGGCGCGTGGTGCTCGCGCCGGCGATCAAGGCGGCGCGCGAGGGCTTCTACGTCACGCCCAAGTACCAGCAGATGGCCGAGGGGCGCCTGGAGTGCCTCGCGAAGGACCCCGAGGCCACCCGCCTCTTCCTCGTGAAGGGGCCGGACGGCGCGCCCGCGGTGCCGGAGGTGGGCTATTTGCTGCGCCAGCCGGAGCTCGCCGCCACGCTGGAGGCGATCGCCGCGAGGGGCGAGAAGGCCTTCTACGCGGGGCGCATCGCCGGGCAGCTGGTGGCGGCGGTGAGGGCGGGCGGCGGCCTGCTCACGCAGGAGGACCTGAGCGGCTTCAAGACGAGGCCCCACGCGCCGCTCGAGGGGCACTACCGCGGCCACCGCCTGCTCACCATGCCCCCGCCCAGCGCGGGCGGGCTCGCGGTGGTGCAGGTGCTGGGCATGCTCGAGCGCCTGCAGCCGAAGATGAGCTGGCGCGACCCGCTCGCGGTGCACCTGTACGCGGAGGCCGTGCGCCGCGCCTACGTGGACCGCGCGAAGTTCCTCGGGGACCCCGCCTTCGTGGACATCCCGCTCGAGCGCTTCCGCTCGGACGCGTACATCGCCCAGCTCGCCTCCACCATCGACCCGCAGCGCGCGACCCCCAGCGTGAGCCTGCTGCCCGCGCGCGAGGGCGCGCCGCAGAGCACCCTGCCCTCCGGGAAGGGGCAGGCTCCAGTCGAGAAGACGGAGAAGAAGAACACCACGCACATCTCCGTCATCGACGCGAAGGGCAACGCGGTGGTGATGACCACCACGGTGAACTACGGCTTCGGCTCCTGCCTCGTGGCGAAGGGGACGGGCGTGCTGCTCAACGACGAGATGGACGACTTCGCGGCGATGCCGGGCGTGCCCAACGCGTACGGGCTCGTGACGGGCGAGCCCAACGCCATCGCGCCGGGCAAGGTGCCGCTCTCCTCCATGAGCCCCACGCTGGTGTTCTCGAAGGAGGACCCCAAGCGCGTCATGCTCGCGGTGGGCAGCCCCGGCGGCTCCACCATCCCCACCACCGTCATCCAGGTCATCAGCAACGTGGTGGACGCAGGGATGGACGTGACGCGCGCGGTGGGCGCGGGGCGCGTGCACCACCAGTACCTGCCGGACGAGCTGTGGGTGGACCGCTGGGGGCTCGAGCCCGCGACGGTGGCGGCGCTCGAGGCGCGCGGCCACAAGGTGGTGCGCCGCGAGGCCTGGGGCGACGCGGAGGCGGTGCTCTGGGACCCGAAGAACGGCCTCTTCTACGCCGCGAGCGACCCGCGCAACGAGGGCGCCGGGCTGGGGGCGGACTAG
- a CDS encoding histone deacetylase: MHVFSCDGYEVPLPEGHRFPMGKYRLLRERLLARGVLRPGELHPSEPVAREVLARVHTPGYLDALFEGRLSEAELRRLGFPWSEALLLRSRASVGGTLAAARAALQEGVAGNLAGGTHHAFPGHGEGYCVFNDIAVAIRALQAEGALERAVVVDLDVHQGNGTAAVFEGDARVFTFSMHGEHNFPFRKQRSSRDVGLPDGTGDADYLEALARHLPEVLEAAGAELLFYQAGVDALAEDALGRLSLSHAGLRERDRSVLEAAWHRGLPVVLTLGGGYAKPLDATLEAHVGTYEVARERYG; the protein is encoded by the coding sequence ATGCACGTCTTCTCCTGCGACGGGTACGAGGTGCCGCTGCCCGAGGGGCACCGCTTCCCCATGGGCAAGTACCGCCTGCTGCGCGAGCGGCTGCTCGCGCGCGGCGTGCTGCGGCCCGGGGAGCTGCACCCGTCCGAGCCCGTGGCGCGCGAGGTGCTCGCGCGCGTGCACACGCCGGGCTACCTCGACGCGCTCTTCGAAGGCCGCTTGAGCGAGGCGGAGCTGCGCCGGCTCGGCTTTCCCTGGTCCGAGGCGCTGCTCCTGCGCTCGCGCGCGAGCGTGGGCGGCACGCTCGCGGCGGCGCGCGCCGCGCTGCAGGAGGGCGTGGCGGGAAACCTCGCGGGCGGCACCCACCACGCCTTCCCGGGCCACGGCGAGGGCTACTGCGTCTTCAACGACATCGCGGTGGCCATCCGCGCGCTGCAGGCCGAGGGCGCGCTCGAGCGCGCCGTGGTGGTGGACCTGGACGTGCACCAGGGCAACGGGACGGCGGCCGTGTTCGAGGGCGACGCGCGCGTCTTCACCTTCAGCATGCACGGGGAGCACAACTTCCCCTTCCGCAAGCAGCGCTCCAGCCGCGACGTGGGCCTGCCGGACGGCACCGGGGATGCGGACTACCTCGAGGCACTCGCGCGCCACCTGCCCGAGGTGCTCGAGGCAGCCGGAGCGGAGCTCCTCTTCTACCAGGCGGGCGTGGACGCGCTCGCCGAGGACGCGCTGGGCCGCCTCTCGCTCAGCCACGCGGGCCTGCGCGAGCGCGACCGGAGCGTGCTCGAGGCCGCGTGGCACCGCGGGCTGCCCGTAGTGCTCACGCTGGGCGGCGGCTACGCGAAGCCCCTCGACGCCACGCTCGAGGCGCACGTAGGCACCTACGAGGTGGCGCGCGAGCGCTACGGCTGA
- a CDS encoding TatD family hydrolase: MAGEARELPELFDAHLHAEALSDQDLESMRFFGVTRALVVAHHFPSPTAKTLRQHFDRLVARELPRLERFGIRAWAALGVHPRCIPRRGLSEVIASLPDYFGGGRVVALGETGLHEGGELEEEAFGEQLALARRLKLRVVVHTPGQDKERHTRRILTLLQASGVAPARVLVDHASSKTVRPILGCGHWAGLTLHPEQLAAERAVALVRRLGSERLVLNSDAGDGAGDILGLARLANLLAKARLSLPIVRRVASENAERFYRPR; this comes from the coding sequence ATGGCCGGCGAGGCGCGAGAGCTGCCCGAGCTGTTCGACGCGCACCTGCACGCGGAGGCGCTGAGCGATCAGGACCTCGAGTCCATGCGCTTCTTCGGGGTGACGCGGGCGCTGGTGGTGGCGCACCACTTCCCCTCGCCTACCGCGAAGACGCTGCGCCAGCACTTCGACCGGCTGGTGGCGCGCGAGCTGCCGCGGCTCGAGCGCTTCGGCATCCGGGCCTGGGCGGCGCTCGGGGTGCACCCGCGCTGCATCCCGCGCCGCGGCCTCTCCGAGGTCATCGCCTCCCTGCCGGACTACTTCGGCGGCGGGCGGGTGGTGGCGCTGGGGGAGACGGGGCTGCACGAGGGCGGCGAGCTGGAGGAGGAGGCCTTCGGGGAGCAGCTCGCGCTCGCGCGCCGCCTCAAGCTGCGCGTGGTGGTGCACACCCCGGGGCAGGACAAGGAGCGCCACACGCGGCGCATCCTCACGCTCCTGCAGGCCTCGGGCGTGGCGCCCGCGCGCGTGCTGGTGGACCACGCGAGCAGCAAGACGGTGCGCCCCATCCTCGGGTGCGGCCACTGGGCGGGGCTCACCCTGCACCCCGAGCAGCTCGCGGCCGAGCGCGCGGTCGCGCTGGTGCGCCGGCTCGGCAGCGAGCGGCTCGTGCTCAACTCGGACGCCGGCGACGGCGCAGGTGACATCCTGGGGCTCGCGCGCCTGGCGAACCTGCTCGCCAAGGCGCGCCTCAGCCTGCCCATCGTGCGGCGCGTGGCGAGCGAGAACGCCGAGCGCTTCTACCGCCCGCGCTGA
- a CDS encoding tetratricopeptide repeat protein, producing the protein MQRMRRVQAAVGIAVAAGLLCACAGAPPPARAPAAGELAAPPALPDPQGLRAQLQGRAPGGVLSELPPERAEQARLERDACAGTKSVRGRSACALRAEQYARGEGAVAVDEGLAAALHEQACALGHWQSCAQLGLTYAEGTGVRASPERSAQLYWLACANGPIPAACLNLGLQYAEGQGVAQSDAVAEAYYARACEEHLPQGCRNLEALREARREAALAPERAAQVPNASFRALPPDKAARVRPELLKCFDTFSRTHCNDLGVDYARGLEVARDEAIAAAFFEQACHLGESAACTNLTSAALAARAHARPLASAERVLSEACDAGQAVACSELGAQALVSARAAELLQGTDAHYDAVHVRALFGRACTLGLSSACAQQQAR; encoded by the coding sequence ATGCAGCGCATGCGTCGGGTGCAGGCAGCGGTGGGGATCGCGGTGGCAGCAGGGCTCCTCTGCGCGTGCGCCGGCGCGCCCCCTCCCGCACGCGCTCCGGCCGCGGGAGAGCTCGCCGCACCCCCTGCGCTCCCGGACCCGCAGGGGCTGCGGGCGCAGCTGCAGGGCCGCGCCCCCGGGGGCGTGCTCTCGGAGCTGCCACCCGAGCGCGCCGAGCAGGCGCGCCTCGAGCGCGACGCCTGCGCCGGGACGAAGAGCGTCCGGGGGCGCTCTGCCTGCGCGCTGCGCGCGGAGCAGTACGCGCGGGGCGAGGGCGCGGTGGCCGTGGACGAGGGGCTCGCGGCCGCGCTCCACGAGCAGGCCTGTGCCCTGGGGCACTGGCAGTCCTGCGCGCAGCTGGGGCTCACCTACGCCGAGGGCACGGGCGTGCGCGCGAGCCCCGAGCGCAGCGCGCAGCTGTACTGGCTCGCCTGCGCGAACGGCCCCATCCCGGCCGCCTGCCTCAACCTGGGCCTGCAGTACGCAGAGGGACAGGGCGTGGCGCAGAGCGACGCGGTGGCCGAGGCCTACTACGCGCGCGCCTGCGAGGAGCACCTGCCGCAGGGCTGCCGCAACCTCGAGGCACTGCGCGAGGCGCGGCGCGAGGCGGCGCTCGCCCCGGAGCGCGCCGCCCAGGTGCCCAACGCCTCCTTCCGCGCGCTGCCGCCGGACAAGGCCGCGCGCGTGCGCCCCGAGCTGCTCAAGTGCTTCGACACCTTCTCGCGCACGCACTGCAACGACCTCGGCGTGGACTACGCGCGGGGGCTGGAGGTCGCGCGCGACGAGGCCATCGCCGCCGCCTTCTTCGAGCAGGCCTGTCACCTGGGCGAGAGCGCCGCCTGCACCAACCTCACCAGCGCGGCGCTCGCGGCCCGGGCGCACGCGCGGCCGCTCGCGAGCGCCGAGCGCGTGCTCTCCGAGGCCTGTGACGCGGGGCAGGCCGTGGCCTGCAGCGAGCTGGGCGCCCAGGCGCTGGTCTCCGCGCGCGCCGCCGAGCTGCTGCAGGGCACGGATGCGCACTACGACGCGGTGCACGTGCGGGCGCTCTTCGGGCGCGCGTGCACCCTGGGGCTCAGCTCGGCCTGTGCGCAGCAGCAGGCCCGCTGA